A part of Liolophura sinensis isolate JHLJ2023 chromosome 1, CUHK_Ljap_v2, whole genome shotgun sequence genomic DNA contains:
- the LOC135461474 gene encoding high-affinity lysophosphatidic acid receptor-like gives MRSAINLLLANMAASDILLSVLCMPFSLVTLLRGEWLMSETLCKIVAFLHVYLVCTGMCILLAISLDRYFIIVRRRDKLNPTRAKVLIVFSWVCSLTFALPPAVGWGNYHYYPAHPQCIIQVHRNIADKAYVACAMTVIFFLPIFTMAYSYLCILKTVRKNQTRIRNHPNRISVTQASKLGLPGVSLPGKPNVDMSFKTRTFKTILILYIVFLCCWTPYSIATLALNFSLRINPYTTSIVLWLGYLNSALNPLIYAWRIKKFREACISILPKSSKLFPRGCGFCINRRVNPSTMYEYSTHSQGINVEQSAV, from the coding sequence ATGAGGTCCGCCATTAATCTACTTCTTGCCAACATGGCCGCCAGCGACATCCTGCTCAGCGTGTTATGCATGCCGTTTTCATTGGTTACTTTGCTCAGGGGAGAGTGGTTGATGAGTGAGACCTTGTGTAAAATTGTCGCTTTCCTTCATGTGTACCTCGTGTGTACTGGAATGTGTATTTTGTTAGCTATAAGTCTGGATCGATACTTCATTATAGTGCGCAGAAGAGACAAACTGAACCCAACACGAGCTAAAGTGCTCATTGTCTTTTCCTGGGTGTGTTCCTTAACTTTTGCCCTCCCTCCGGCCGTGGGATGGGGCAACTACCATTACTACCCTGCCCATCCGCAATGCATCATACAAGTCCACCGAAATATCGCCGACAAAGCGTATGTCGCTTGCGCTATGACGGTAATCTTCTTCCTGCCGATTTTCACCATGGCTTACTCGTATCTTTGCATCTTGAAAACCGTGCGGAAAAACCAGACGCGAATCCGGAACCACCCGAACAGAATAAGTGTGACTCAAGCAAGTAAGCTTGGCCTACCAGGAGTTAGCCTTCCGGGAAAACCCAATGTCGACATGAGCTTTAAGACGAGAACTTTCAAAACTATTCTTATTCTCTATATTGTGTTTCTGTGTTGCTGGACTCCATATTCAATCGCTACTTTGGCGCTTAACTTTTCACTAAGGATTAATCCGTACACGACCTCTATAGTTTTGTGGCTAGGTTATCTTAACAGCGCTCTTAATCCCCTCATATACGCCTGGCGTATTAAGAAATTCCGAGAGGCCTGCATCAGCATTTTGCCCAAATCGTCCAAGCTCTTCCCGAGAGGTTGCGGATTCTGCATCAATCGTCGTGTGAACCCCAGCACAATGTACGAGTACTCCACTCATTCGCAAGGTATAAATGTAGAACAGTCGGCCGTCTGA